One region of Pygocentrus nattereri isolate fPygNat1 chromosome 14, fPygNat1.pri, whole genome shotgun sequence genomic DNA includes:
- the tmc5 gene encoding transmembrane channel-like protein 5 isoform X1, whose amino-acid sequence MKKSTPGGGRGLHPGNPNPVQSSSLGGDRPNEPVIPLPPQIGSPQRLQSRIRTALNTAERYRTALGNKRVGRPYKQKKMMRRMSLFPRRGTSLGNLGLTEEEIREEVENDTYELVSEFVKLPNRARMQAIRSLPMSFSERRNIRSRVISVKLSEKNILPTCCTDCNQQVSLFFRRFGAGWASVRQRLVIWQDTLKEIGGRFGTSVLSYFQFLKWLLMFNIFSLLINFCFITIPQIVRSPNITHPISFRGLELLTGAGYFNQTVLFYGGYNGEVIKTQPSYNMQLAYLFTIAAYLVLCGVSLIYSMARSFQRNFVLVAGPAYGGAWRLLCSWDFSVINEKAIQHNKDNLSIQLKESLSERLQKKAVVSVSAKLQQISLQLLAWLLSLGLAVGSCTGIYFLELNLNELMPSISDSGNLEEEASTLLVPVVVSLINLVIPLIYALVNKMEHYTNPRTNVYVIILRNVLLKMSILGILCYYWLSDVPTNFSCWESFVGQSVYRLVVVDFIFCLLGSFFTEFLPNIIGTKCFRSLGVPEFDVATNVLNLIYAQTLAWIGIYFSPLLPVIQVVKLFIIFYLKKVSLSMNCQPPKRTGRAAQMQTVYIALLFFPSFVGALSMVAYTVWSLKPSEQCGPFQNLGKPFQVVLDWMKGVQNIPGSEWAWWTFEHVLRNELFFYLITLIVLVFTYLVWQVSQGRKQLIKTLREQIVNEGKDKAFLLNRLQNARKQKRDALTFRPQEYTERTYFNQNWMNTFPLDM is encoded by the exons ATGAAGAAGAGCACTCCAGGTGGTGGCAG AGGGCTGCACCCCGGAAACCCAAATCCAGTCCAGAGCTCCAGTCTGGGAGGAGACAGACCTAACGAGCCAGTTATTCCTCTCCCACCGCAGATTGGAAGTCCTCAAAGACTGCAAA GCAGAATTAGGACAGCGTTGAACACCGCAGAGAGATACAGAACAGCACTCGGTAACAAACGCGTGG GACGACCTTATAAACAGAAAAAGATGATGCGGAGGATGAGTTTATTCCCCCGCCGGGGCACCTCTCTGGGAAACCTTGGGCTGACAGAAGAGGAGATCAGAGAGGAGGTGGAGAATG ACACATATGAATTGGTCTCAGAGTTTGTTAAGCTCCCAAATAGAGCTAGAATGCAGGCCATACGATCCCTGCCCATGAGTTTCAGCGAGAGACGAAATATCAG GAGCAGAGTGATCTCAGTCAAACTCTCCGAGAAGAACATCCTCCCTACGTGTTGCACTGACTGCAATCAGCAAGTCTCTCTG tttttccgCAGGTTTGGCGCAGGCTGGGCCTCAGTCAGGCAGCGCTTGGTGATATGGCAGGACACCCTGAAGGAGATCGGGGGCAGGTTCGGCACCTCCGTCCTCTCGTACTTCCAGTTCCTGAAATGGTTGCTCATGTTCAACATCTTCTCCCTCCTCATCAATTTCTGCTTCATCACAATCCCCCAAATTGTGCGCTCTCCAAATATCACACACCCGATAAGCTTCAGAGGACTGGAGCTGCTCACAGGAGCG GGTTATTTCAATCAGACAGTGTTGTTCTATGGAGGCTATAATGGTGAAGTCATTAAAACACAGCCTTCCTACAACATGCAGCTGGCTTATCTCTTCACCATAGCAGCCTACTTGGTGCTTTGTGGAGTGTCCCTTATCTATAG CATGGCCAGGTCCTTTCAGAGGAACTTTGTGTTAGTGGCTGGTCCCGCCTACGGCGGAGCGTGGCGTCTGTTGTGCAGCTGGGATTTCAGCGTTATCAACGAGAAAGCCATCCAGCACAACAAGGACAACCTCTCCATCCAGCTAAAG GAGTCTTTATCCGAGCGACTGCAGAAGAAAGCTGTAGTTTCCGTGTCAGCTAAGCTCCAGCAGATCTCTCTGCAGCTCCTGGCCTGGCTGCTGTCTTTAGGGCTTGCCGTGGGCTCCTGCACAGGCATCTACTTCCTGGAGTTAAATCTGAATGAGCTG ATGCCAAGTATATCTGATTCAGGGAATTTAGAAGAGGAAGCCTCCACGCTGCTCGTGCCTGTTGTAGTGTCTCTCATCAACCTCGTCATTCCTCTCATCTACGCCCTCGTTAATAAAATGGAGCACTACACCAACCCTCGTACAAACGTCTACGTCATCATCCTAAG AAATGTCCTGCTGAAGATGTCCATCCTGGGAATTCTTTGTTATTACTGGCTGAGTGATGTTCCCACTAACTTTTCA TGCTGGGAATCTTTCGTGGGTCAGAGCGTTTATCGGCTGGTGGTAGTCGACTTCATATTCTGCCTGCTTGGCTCTTTCTTTACAGAATTCCTGCCCAA CATAATTGGAACTAAATGTTTTCGAAGTCTGGGTGTCCCAGAGTTTGACGTTGCTACAAATGTACTGAATCTTATCTACGCCCAGACACTGGCATG GATTGGAATTTACTTCTCTCCACTCCTTCCCGTCATTCAAGTCGTTAAGCTGTTTATTATCTTTTACCTGAAAAAG GTCAGCCTGAGCATGAACTGCCAGCCGCCCAAGCGCACGGGCAGGGCAGCCCAGATGCAGACCGTGTACATCGCTCTCCTCTTCTTCCCCTCATTCGTAGGCGCGCTGTCCATGGTGGCCTACACAGTGTGGAG TCTGAAGCCTTCCGAGCAGTGTGGGCCATTCCAGAACCTCGGCAAACCCTTCCAAGTCGTCCTCGACTGGATGAAAGGCGTCCAGAATATTCCAGGATCGGAATGGGCCTGGTGGACATTTGAGCACGTGCTGAGAAACGAGCTGTTCTTCTACCTCATCACTCTCATCGTCCT CGTTTTTACTTATTTAGTCTGGCAGGTCTCTCAGGGCCGGAAGCAGCTCATCAAGACTCTCCGAGAGCAGATTGTCAAT GAGGGAAAGGACAAGGCCTTCCTGCTGAATAGACTACAGAACGCCCGGAAACAGAAAAGAGATGCCCTGACCTTCAGGCCCCAG GAATACACTGAGAGGACATACTTCAACCAAAACTGGATGAACACGTTCCCACTGGATATGTGA
- the tmc5 gene encoding transmembrane channel-like protein 5 isoform X2, with protein MMRRMSLFPRRGTSLGNLGLTEEEIREEVENDTYELVSEFVKLPNRARMQAIRSLPMSFSERRNIRSRVISVKLSEKNILPTCCTDCNQQVSLFFRRFGAGWASVRQRLVIWQDTLKEIGGRFGTSVLSYFQFLKWLLMFNIFSLLINFCFITIPQIVRSPNITHPISFRGLELLTGAGYFNQTVLFYGGYNGEVIKTQPSYNMQLAYLFTIAAYLVLCGVSLIYSMARSFQRNFVLVAGPAYGGAWRLLCSWDFSVINEKAIQHNKDNLSIQLKESLSERLQKKAVVSVSAKLQQISLQLLAWLLSLGLAVGSCTGIYFLELNLNELMPSISDSGNLEEEASTLLVPVVVSLINLVIPLIYALVNKMEHYTNPRTNVYVIILRNVLLKMSILGILCYYWLSDVPTNFSCWESFVGQSVYRLVVVDFIFCLLGSFFTEFLPNIIGTKCFRSLGVPEFDVATNVLNLIYAQTLAWIGIYFSPLLPVIQVVKLFIIFYLKKVSLSMNCQPPKRTGRAAQMQTVYIALLFFPSFVGALSMVAYTVWSLKPSEQCGPFQNLGKPFQVVLDWMKGVQNIPGSEWAWWTFEHVLRNELFFYLITLIVLVFTYLVWQVSQGRKQLIKTLREQIVNEGKDKAFLLNRLQNARKQKRDALTFRPQEYTERTYFNQNWMNTFPLDM; from the exons ATGATGCGGAGGATGAGTTTATTCCCCCGCCGGGGCACCTCTCTGGGAAACCTTGGGCTGACAGAAGAGGAGATCAGAGAGGAGGTGGAGAATG ACACATATGAATTGGTCTCAGAGTTTGTTAAGCTCCCAAATAGAGCTAGAATGCAGGCCATACGATCCCTGCCCATGAGTTTCAGCGAGAGACGAAATATCAG GAGCAGAGTGATCTCAGTCAAACTCTCCGAGAAGAACATCCTCCCTACGTGTTGCACTGACTGCAATCAGCAAGTCTCTCTG tttttccgCAGGTTTGGCGCAGGCTGGGCCTCAGTCAGGCAGCGCTTGGTGATATGGCAGGACACCCTGAAGGAGATCGGGGGCAGGTTCGGCACCTCCGTCCTCTCGTACTTCCAGTTCCTGAAATGGTTGCTCATGTTCAACATCTTCTCCCTCCTCATCAATTTCTGCTTCATCACAATCCCCCAAATTGTGCGCTCTCCAAATATCACACACCCGATAAGCTTCAGAGGACTGGAGCTGCTCACAGGAGCG GGTTATTTCAATCAGACAGTGTTGTTCTATGGAGGCTATAATGGTGAAGTCATTAAAACACAGCCTTCCTACAACATGCAGCTGGCTTATCTCTTCACCATAGCAGCCTACTTGGTGCTTTGTGGAGTGTCCCTTATCTATAG CATGGCCAGGTCCTTTCAGAGGAACTTTGTGTTAGTGGCTGGTCCCGCCTACGGCGGAGCGTGGCGTCTGTTGTGCAGCTGGGATTTCAGCGTTATCAACGAGAAAGCCATCCAGCACAACAAGGACAACCTCTCCATCCAGCTAAAG GAGTCTTTATCCGAGCGACTGCAGAAGAAAGCTGTAGTTTCCGTGTCAGCTAAGCTCCAGCAGATCTCTCTGCAGCTCCTGGCCTGGCTGCTGTCTTTAGGGCTTGCCGTGGGCTCCTGCACAGGCATCTACTTCCTGGAGTTAAATCTGAATGAGCTG ATGCCAAGTATATCTGATTCAGGGAATTTAGAAGAGGAAGCCTCCACGCTGCTCGTGCCTGTTGTAGTGTCTCTCATCAACCTCGTCATTCCTCTCATCTACGCCCTCGTTAATAAAATGGAGCACTACACCAACCCTCGTACAAACGTCTACGTCATCATCCTAAG AAATGTCCTGCTGAAGATGTCCATCCTGGGAATTCTTTGTTATTACTGGCTGAGTGATGTTCCCACTAACTTTTCA TGCTGGGAATCTTTCGTGGGTCAGAGCGTTTATCGGCTGGTGGTAGTCGACTTCATATTCTGCCTGCTTGGCTCTTTCTTTACAGAATTCCTGCCCAA CATAATTGGAACTAAATGTTTTCGAAGTCTGGGTGTCCCAGAGTTTGACGTTGCTACAAATGTACTGAATCTTATCTACGCCCAGACACTGGCATG GATTGGAATTTACTTCTCTCCACTCCTTCCCGTCATTCAAGTCGTTAAGCTGTTTATTATCTTTTACCTGAAAAAG GTCAGCCTGAGCATGAACTGCCAGCCGCCCAAGCGCACGGGCAGGGCAGCCCAGATGCAGACCGTGTACATCGCTCTCCTCTTCTTCCCCTCATTCGTAGGCGCGCTGTCCATGGTGGCCTACACAGTGTGGAG TCTGAAGCCTTCCGAGCAGTGTGGGCCATTCCAGAACCTCGGCAAACCCTTCCAAGTCGTCCTCGACTGGATGAAAGGCGTCCAGAATATTCCAGGATCGGAATGGGCCTGGTGGACATTTGAGCACGTGCTGAGAAACGAGCTGTTCTTCTACCTCATCACTCTCATCGTCCT CGTTTTTACTTATTTAGTCTGGCAGGTCTCTCAGGGCCGGAAGCAGCTCATCAAGACTCTCCGAGAGCAGATTGTCAAT GAGGGAAAGGACAAGGCCTTCCTGCTGAATAGACTACAGAACGCCCGGAAACAGAAAAGAGATGCCCTGACCTTCAGGCCCCAG GAATACACTGAGAGGACATACTTCAACCAAAACTGGATGAACACGTTCCCACTGGATATGTGA